A single window of Gavia stellata isolate bGavSte3 chromosome 16, bGavSte3.hap2, whole genome shotgun sequence DNA harbors:
- the ARSI gene encoding arylsulfatase I — translation MAVYALTGFSLVSLLSFGYLSWDWMKPSLVADVAMDPMEKSLRPAFARPPHIIFILTDDQGYHDVGYHGSDIQTPTLDRLAAEGVKLENYYIQPICTPSRSQLITGRYQIHTGLQHSIIRPRQPNCLPLDQVTLPQKLQEAGYSTHMVGKWHLGFYKKECLPTRRGFDTFLGSLTGNVDYYTYDNCDGPGVCGYDLHEGEDVAWDQSGKYSTFLYAQRVSKILASRSPKEPIFIYVAFQAVHTPLQSPKEYIYRYRSMGNVARRKYAAMVTCMDEAVKNITWALKKYGYYDNSVIVFSTDNGGQTFSGGSNWPLRGRKGTYWEGGVRGIGFVHSPLIKRKRRTSWALVHITDWYPTLVSLARGNLSNVPGLDGYNVWPAISEGKESPRTEILHNIDPLYNHAKYGSLEDGFGIWNTAVQASIRVGEWKLLTGDPGYSDWIPPQTLTNFPGSWWNLERLTDGLRKSVWLFNITADPYERYDLSDQRPDVVRTLLMRLVHYNRTAIPVRYPAENPRAHPDFNGGAWGPWASEDDGEEWEGGGEPLKSRNKKKKKCKICKLRSFFRKLNTRLMSNRI, via the exons ATGGCCGTCTATGCCCTCACAGGCTTCTCGCTCGTCAGCCTGCTCAGCTTCGGCTATTTGTCCTGGGACTGGATGAAGCCCAGTTTGGTGGCCGATGTGGCCATGGACCCCATGGAGAAATCGCTGCGTCCTGCCTTCGCCAGGCCACCCCACATCATCTTCATTCTGACCGATGACCAGGGTTACCACGACGTTGGGTATCATGGCTCAGATATCCAGACGCCAACTCTGGACAGGCTGGCAGCGGAGGGCGTTAAGCTCGAGAACTACTACATCCAGCCCATCTGCACCCCGTCCCGGAGCCAGCTGATAACTGGCAG GTACCAGATCCACACAGGGCTGCAGCATTCCATCATCCGCCCTCGGCAGCCCAACTGCCTGCCCCTTGACCAGGTCACCCTGCCCCAGAAGCTGCAGGAAGCCGGCTACTCCACGCACATGGTGGGCAAATGGCACCTTGGCTTTTACAAGAAGGAGTGCCTGCCCACCCGTCGGGGCTTTGACACCTTCCTGGGCTCCCTGACAGGCAACGTGGACTACTACACCTATGACAACTGCGACGGGCCAGGCGTGTGCGGCTATGACCTGCACGAAGGGGAGGATGTGGCTTGGGACCAGAGCGGGAAGTACTCCACCTTCCTCTACGCCCAGCGCGTTAGCAAGATCCTGGCGTCCCGCAGCCCCAAGGAGCCCATCTTCATCTACGTGGCCTTCCAGGCGGTCCACACGCCTCTGCAGTCACCCAAGGAGTACATCTACCGCTACCGCTCCATGGGCAACGTTGCTCGCCGCAAGTACGCTGCCATGGTGACGTGCATGGACGAAGCGGTGAAGAACATCACCTGGGCCCTCAAGAAGTATGGTTATTATGACAACAGCGTGATCGTGTTCTCCACTGACAACGGCGGGCAGACCTTCTCCGGGGGAAGCAACTGGCCGCTACGGGGCCGCAAAGGGACATACTGGGAAGGGGGAGTCCGTGGCATCGGTTTTGTCCACAGTCCCCTGATCAAGCGCAAGCGCCGGACCAGCTGGGCACTGGTTCACATCACAGACTGGTACCCAACTCTGGTCAGCCTGGCCAGGGGCAACCTGAGCAATGTCCCAGGCTTGGATGGCTACAACGTCTGGCCTGCCATCAGTGAGGGCAAGGAGTCGCCACGAACCGAAATCCTGCACAACATCGACCCCCTGTACAACCACGCCAAGTACGGCTCCTTGGAGGATGGCTTCGGCATCTGGAACACAGCTGTGCAAGCCTCCATCCGGGTTGGGGAGTGGAAGCTCCTCACCGGCGACCCAGGGTACAGTGACTGGATCCCCCCGCAGACCCTGACCAACttcccagggagctggtggaacCTGGAGCGTCTCACCGACGGCCTGAGGAAGTCTGTGTGGCTCTTCAACATCACCGCTGACCCCTACGAGCGCTACGACCTCTCGGACCAGCGCCCAGATGTGGTCAGGACCCTCCTGATGAGATTGGTGCACTACAACCGGACAGCCATCCCAGTGCGGTACCCTGCAGAGAACCCCCGGGCTCATCCGGACTTCAATGGCGGTGCCTGGGGACCTTGGGCCAGCGAGGATGATGGGGAGGAGTGGGAAGGCGGCGGGGAGCCCCTGAAAAGTaggaacaagaagaagaagaagtgcAAGATCTGCAAGTTGCGCTCATTCTTCCGCAAGCTGAACACCAGGCTCATGTCCAACCGCATCTGA